The proteins below are encoded in one region of Halalkalicoccus jeotgali B3:
- a CDS encoding Coenzyme F420 hydrogenase/dehydrogenase, beta subunit C-terminal domain yields MTERPLPRVPDSDTPGTSVPPTSGPRNPTGTDPDAKPIRYRRADESGVETTTERAVDDCGCGDGSCGGGSKVAADGSGGAVNVGPDGRLGDLQFTTPSEGTSQTLEDDPAERVNVPAGVDLDTPSDSIRSEMNDIETPDEKTWFMELDTAVIDDGRCIQCGTCVAACPSDSIGIGDDDLPELVKMCTGCSLCWDFCPRGGLRYERQWVVTGGEDNVKGAGDPITEFSARIEDDWTDGAQDGGVVTGVLSTLLEKGEIDGALIATESDEEPWKAESFLATTPEDVIANAGSFYNQTMALGNLDLDQWEHKLPEKDPEDISLAMVGTPCEIEGIRALQEFEWEYGGQDEGVRAIDYTIALMCTKNFNYHRLIGEQLEEKRGISPDEIGKMDVLHGDMIVYDHEGELLLREDVTEFHDATLKGCNECADFTGYCADLTVGSVGSSDEYSSVIVRTERGMDAWELTEPDLEYHDLEDRSAVGKLQGWDKKQAFESLERPFDPDAPRFIEYTEHAANYGVEPNPHESDH; encoded by the coding sequence ATGACTGAGCGCCCGCTCCCCCGCGTGCCCGATTCCGATACCCCGGGAACGAGCGTCCCGCCGACGAGCGGGCCACGCAACCCGACGGGAACCGACCCCGACGCGAAGCCGATCCGCTATCGGCGAGCCGACGAGAGCGGGGTCGAAACGACCACGGAGCGCGCTGTCGACGACTGTGGCTGCGGGGATGGCAGCTGTGGCGGTGGTTCGAAAGTGGCCGCCGACGGTAGTGGCGGCGCGGTCAACGTCGGCCCTGATGGACGCCTCGGGGACCTGCAGTTCACGACGCCGAGCGAGGGGACGAGCCAGACTCTAGAGGACGACCCGGCCGAGCGCGTGAACGTCCCGGCGGGTGTCGACCTCGACACCCCGTCCGATTCGATCCGCTCGGAGATGAACGACATCGAGACGCCCGACGAGAAGACCTGGTTCATGGAGCTCGATACGGCCGTTATCGACGACGGGCGGTGCATCCAGTGTGGGACCTGCGTTGCGGCCTGTCCCTCCGATTCGATCGGGATCGGCGACGACGACCTGCCCGAACTCGTCAAGATGTGTACGGGCTGTTCGCTGTGCTGGGACTTCTGTCCCCGCGGGGGACTGCGCTACGAGCGCCAGTGGGTGGTTACGGGCGGCGAGGACAACGTGAAGGGCGCGGGCGACCCCATCACGGAGTTCTCCGCGCGCATCGAGGATGACTGGACCGACGGCGCCCAGGACGGCGGCGTCGTCACGGGCGTGCTCTCGACGCTTCTGGAAAAGGGTGAGATCGACGGCGCGCTGATCGCGACCGAGTCAGACGAGGAGCCCTGGAAGGCAGAAAGCTTCCTCGCGACCACTCCCGAGGACGTCATTGCCAACGCGGGGAGTTTCTACAACCAGACGATGGCGCTCGGGAACCTCGACCTCGACCAGTGGGAGCACAAACTCCCCGAGAAGGACCCGGAGGACATCTCGCTCGCGATGGTGGGCACGCCCTGTGAGATCGAGGGAATCCGCGCCCTACAGGAGTTCGAATGGGAGTACGGCGGTCAGGACGAAGGGGTCCGCGCGATCGACTACACGATCGCGCTGATGTGTACGAAGAACTTCAACTACCACCGACTCATCGGCGAGCAGTTGGAAGAAAAGCGTGGGATCTCCCCCGACGAGATCGGGAAGATGGACGTACTCCACGGCGACATGATCGTCTACGATCACGAGGGCGAGTTGCTCCTGCGCGAGGACGTCACGGAGTTCCACGACGCCACCCTCAAGGGCTGCAACGAGTGTGCGGACTTCACGGGCTACTGTGCGGATCTGACCGTCGGCTCTGTGGGATCGAGCGACGAGTACTCGAGCGTGATCGTCCGCACCGAGCGTGGGATGGACGCCTGGGAACTCACGGAACCGGACCTCGAGTATCACGACCTGGAGGACCGCTCGGCAGTCGGAAAACTGCAGGGCTGGGACAAGAAGCAGGCGTTCGAGTCGCTCGAACGCCCGTTCGACCCCGACGCGCCCCGGTTTATCGAGTACACCGAACACGCCGCGAACTACGGCGTCGAACCGAACCCCCACGAGAGCGATCACTGA